Proteins from a genomic interval of Syntrophorhabdaceae bacterium:
- the leuS gene encoding leucine--tRNA ligase — MKPYEPHVIEEKWQTLWEKDKAFKVSEVSTKKKYYLLEMFPYPSGKIHMGHVRNYSIGDVIARYKRMRSYNVLHPMGWDAFGMPAENAAIERGIHPAAWTYENIAYMRKQLKRLGFSYDWDREIATCDVDYYKWEQWMFLKMFEKGLVYRKNSPVNYCTKCQTVLANEQVEGGACWRCGEEVIQKELTQWFFAITKYADELYDYCDKLPGWPEKVLHMQKNWIGKSHGVEVDFKLEDGTDMTIFTTRPDTLYGVTFMVLAPEHPLSLKLAQGTSQEKEVFSFIEKVKAQDRSFRSEISTEKEGVFTGRYAINPLNNQKIPIYIGNFVLMEYGTGAIMSVPAHDQRDFEFAKQYSLPVIVTISPEGKTLDPQEMTEAYEDDGVMVNSEHFNGRNNREAIPVIIDYLEQKGFGRGTVNYRLKDWGISRQRYWGTPIPVIYCDRCGVVPVPYDELPVRLPLDLEITMIGRSPLAEYPEFYTTVCPSCKGNARREIDTMDTFVESSWYFLKYACADYKEGPLDRQRVDYWMPVDQYIGGVEHAVLHLLYSRFFNRVLNGLGLVEVREPFENLLTQGMVIKDGAKMSKSKGNVVDPDYLIEKYGADTARLFCLFASPPEKDLDWSDQGVEGSARFLQRVWRLVAERIEKLNGIEPVYESQGDDRDLKELTHRIHKTIKKVTDDVERFHLNTAIASIMELVNAIYRYIEKEGDGREAQGLLRGAIETVLVLLFPFVPHITSELQEMIGKGSGLIDNSWPVYNELYVQEDQITIAVQINGKLRDTCPVERDLEEASLKEVVFSLEKVKKHIEGREIRKTIVVPNKLVNIVCS; from the coding sequence ATGAAGCCCTACGAACCGCATGTTATAGAAGAAAAATGGCAAACCCTCTGGGAGAAGGATAAGGCCTTCAAGGTCAGCGAAGTCAGCACGAAGAAAAAATATTATCTCCTCGAGATGTTCCCATATCCCTCCGGCAAGATACACATGGGCCATGTGCGAAATTATTCCATAGGCGACGTGATAGCGCGGTATAAAAGGATGAGAAGCTACAATGTGCTGCACCCCATGGGCTGGGATGCCTTCGGCATGCCCGCTGAAAATGCCGCGATAGAACGCGGTATACATCCAGCCGCGTGGACCTATGAAAATATTGCCTACATGCGCAAACAACTGAAGAGGCTCGGATTTAGTTATGATTGGGACAGGGAGATAGCTACATGTGATGTCGATTATTATAAATGGGAACAGTGGATGTTCCTGAAGATGTTCGAGAAAGGACTCGTGTACAGGAAAAACTCGCCGGTCAATTATTGCACAAAATGTCAGACTGTACTTGCAAATGAACAGGTGGAGGGGGGAGCATGCTGGAGGTGCGGCGAGGAAGTGATCCAGAAAGAGCTGACACAGTGGTTTTTCGCTATAACGAAATACGCCGATGAGCTGTATGATTATTGCGACAAACTGCCCGGATGGCCCGAGAAGGTCCTTCACATGCAGAAGAACTGGATCGGCAAGAGCCATGGCGTAGAGGTTGATTTTAAACTGGAAGACGGGACGGATATGACGATCTTTACCACGCGGCCCGATACCCTCTACGGCGTGACCTTCATGGTACTTGCGCCGGAGCACCCGCTCTCGTTGAAACTCGCGCAGGGCACTTCCCAGGAAAAAGAGGTATTTTCTTTTATAGAAAAGGTGAAGGCACAGGACCGGAGCTTCAGGAGTGAGATCAGCACAGAAAAGGAAGGCGTATTTACCGGACGGTATGCAATAAACCCGCTGAACAATCAGAAGATACCGATATACATCGGGAATTTCGTCCTCATGGAATACGGCACGGGCGCGATCATGTCCGTACCGGCGCACGATCAGAGAGACTTTGAATTTGCAAAGCAATACAGCCTGCCGGTCATTGTTACCATATCGCCCGAAGGAAAGACCCTGGATCCTCAGGAGATGACAGAGGCCTATGAGGACGACGGCGTGATGGTCAACTCGGAGCATTTCAACGGGAGGAACAACAGGGAAGCCATCCCCGTTATCATTGATTACCTCGAACAAAAAGGCTTTGGCAGGGGAACTGTCAATTACAGATTAAAGGATTGGGGCATATCGAGACAGAGATACTGGGGTACGCCGATACCGGTTATCTACTGCGATCGCTGCGGGGTCGTACCGGTTCCGTATGATGAGCTGCCTGTCAGACTGCCGCTTGATCTGGAGATCACGATGATCGGGCGGTCGCCGCTGGCTGAATATCCGGAGTTTTACACGACAGTGTGTCCTTCGTGTAAGGGGAATGCAAGGCGCGAGATAGATACGATGGATACCTTCGTTGAATCTTCCTGGTATTTCCTCAAGTATGCCTGCGCCGATTACAAGGAGGGACCCCTTGACCGGCAGCGGGTTGATTACTGGATGCCCGTGGACCAATACATCGGCGGCGTTGAACATGCCGTTCTCCATCTCCTGTACTCAAGATTTTTTAACAGGGTCCTCAACGGGCTCGGGCTCGTAGAGGTCAGGGAACCCTTTGAGAACCTCCTTACGCAGGGGATGGTTATCAAGGATGGGGCAAAGATGAGTAAATCGAAGGGTAACGTCGTTGACCCCGATTACCTGATAGAGAAATACGGCGCCGATACGGCAAGGCTTTTCTGTCTCTTTGCATCACCACCGGAAAAAGACCTTGACTGGAGTGATCAGGGCGTGGAGGGAAGCGCGCGTTTTCTCCAGCGGGTCTGGAGACTTGTTGCTGAGCGTATCGAGAAACTGAACGGTATCGAGCCGGTTTATGAATCGCAGGGGGATGACCGTGATCTCAAAGAGCTTACCCACAGGATACACAAAACAATAAAGAAGGTAACGGACGACGTTGAAAGGTTCCACCTGAATACCGCCATAGCGAGCATCATGGAACTCGTGAACGCCATATACAGATATATTGAAAAGGAGGGGGACGGCAGGGAGGCCCAGGGATTACTGAGGGGCGCCATAGAGACAGTTCTGGTATTGCTCTTTCCTTTTGTTCCCCATATAACGTCTGAATTACAGGAGATGATCGGCAAGGGATCAGGTTTGATTGATAATTCATGGCCGGTCTATAACGAATTGTATGTGCAGGAAGATCAGATAACGATTGCAGTGCAGATCAACGGTAAGCTGAGAGACACCTGCCCGGTGGAACGCGATCTCGAAGAGGCAAGCCTGAAAGAGGTCGTCTTTTCCCTGGAAAAGGTGAAAAAACATATCGAGGGCAGGGAGATCAGAAAGACCATCGTAGTGCCGAATAAGCTGGTCAATATAGTCTGTTCTTGA
- the lptE gene encoding LPS assembly lipoprotein LptE: MMDKRIYKTFFMNLLFTSLVFILVSSCGYQMVREKGIAGGDITSVYISVFKNSTYEPHASLYVTDAFSKELLSTNLFTINRDRSDAYLQGNIRKITTSPTSLSGAGIVIEKWISVDLELALYRKNGTFMRRWQLTDTETYRVDNVADEDYNKREALQRLSERLARRFSAVLLIDY, translated from the coding sequence ATGATGGATAAAAGAATATACAAAACGTTTTTTATGAACCTGCTGTTCACTTCGTTGGTCTTTATACTGGTCAGTTCCTGCGGATATCAGATGGTGCGGGAAAAGGGGATAGCAGGAGGAGATATTACCTCTGTTTATATCTCCGTATTTAAAAACTCGACCTACGAGCCTCATGCCTCTTTATATGTGACTGATGCATTTTCAAAAGAGCTTCTCTCGACAAACCTTTTCACAATAAATCGAGACCGTTCCGATGCGTATTTACAGGGTAACATCAGGAAGATTACCACATCGCCGACTTCGTTGAGCGGCGCGGGTATCGTGATCGAAAAATGGATCAGCGTTGACCTTGAGCTTGCCCTTTATAGAAAAAATGGTACATTTATGAGACGGTGGCAGCTGACAGATACGGAAACCTACAGGGTTGATAATGTCGCTGATGAAGATTATAACAAACGGGAAGCCTTGCAAAGACTGTCAGAAAGGCTGGCGAGACGGTTTTCCGCTGTCTTGCTTATCGATTATTGA